CGCGGGACTGGAAGTCGTGCTGCTGGAGGACTTCCTGGGCGTGGCGTAGGCCTGCCCGGGTAATCTCACCTCCATGGATGTTTCCCAGCTCCGCCAGATCTGCCTGGGCTTTCCCGGGGCTTTTGAAGACTTCCCGTTCGGACCTGAAACGTCCGTGTTCAAGGTGCGGGCCGCCGTCGCGGGTGGAGCCCGGCACGAGGCCAAGATGTTCGCGCTCTCCGCGATGGATCCCGGCAACTGGTCCGTGAGCCTCAAATGCGAGCCTGCGTTGGCCGAGCAACTCCGCGCAGCCCATCCCGAGATCACAGGTGCCTGGCATATGAACAAGACGCATTGGAATGGCGTCCGGCTGGATGGGTCCCTCCCCGATGACATGATCCGGGACATGGTGGAGGACTCCTATGATCTGGTGGTGGCTACGCTCAGCCGCAAGCAGCAGGAACAGCTCGGCTGGGCACGGCTCGCCAATCGCCCCGGCATCTGAAACGGCAACCTGACCCCGGACTGACACGGCCCCAAACCCTCTCCCCACGCCGTTGACATGGGGCTACATTGATAGTGCAAGCCAACGGGCGCAGCGGAGGCTGGTCAGGAGCGGGTTGATGCTGGATCAGGGAACTTTGGACCACTTATGGAACTTTGGCGATCCGGCAGCATCTGAGGCCAGGTTCCGGGCAGCCATGCTGGAGGAAATTTACGACGCCGATGAGCGGGCCGAGTTGGCAACACAGCTTGGGCGGGCCATCAGCCTGCAGGGCCGTTTCGAGGAAGCCGACGCTCTGCTGGACGGAATCGATGGCGATGAACCCACCGTGGGTGTACGCGTCCTCCTGGAGCGTGGACGCGTTTTGAATGCCGGCGGACACGCAGCGATGGCCGTGCCGCTCCTTGAACAGGCTGCGGAGCTGGCTGACCACCTTGGTGAGGAATTCCTGGCCGTGGACGCACTGCACATGCTCTCGATTGCGGACGTAGCCCACGCCGAAGCCTGGATGCGGAGCGCCCTGGAATACGCATCCACGGCCCATCATGAGCGAACCAAGCGATGGATGATTGCTTTGCACACAAGCCTCGGCTGGTTTCTGCACGGTAACGGGCGCTTCACGGAAGCCTTGGTGGAGTTCCAATTGGCCGAACAATGGGCGGAACGACTGGGAACTGAGCGGCAAAGGCTCCTCGCCCGGGAAGCGATTACCGAGTGTGGAAAAGCCCTCGCGGAGGGTCCGTAGAAAGATCACGCTTTGACAAATGTTGATCGAAAGTACCGAGAAATATTGATTTTCGATCATTCGTGGTGAAGTATGTCACACGAAGGTTGGCGCTGCAGAGTGGCCAACCCAGACTGTCCGACTTTCCGGCCGCCTGCCGCAAGAGTCGACATTACGAGTCACTGGAGGGTTACGAAATGAACGTTCAGCACCAGTCCCTTGGTCGCCGCGGATTCCTCCGCGGGGCACTCGCAGCTGCGGTGCTTGTCCCTATGGGCGGAACCATTGCGTCCTGTGCAGCAGGTGGCGGCGGTACCACTACCGGCCCCACGGGCACCGTCTCCGACACCAACCCCTTTGGCATGGCGGACAAGTCCACCGTCGACGCCGTGATCTTCAAGGGCGGCTACGGCATCGACTACGTCGATTTCGCCGGCAAGGCTTTCGAAAAGGCCCACTCGGGCTCCACCGCCAAGATTGCCCCGTCCACGGATATCGCGCAGGAGCTGCAACCGCGCTTCGTCGGTGGCAACCCGCCGGACTTGATCGACAACTCCGGTGCCAAGGCTATTGGCTTCAGCACCATCCTTGCCCAGCTCGAGGACCTCACCAGCGTGGTAGAGGCCAAGAACCTCGAGGGCAAGGTCATTAAGGACACCCTGTACACGGGCGTGCTCGCTCCCGGGACCTTCGAGGGCAAGCTGGCCGCGCTGAACTATGTGCTCACCGTCTACGCCATGTGGTACTCAGACTCCCTGCTCAAGGAAAACGGCTGGACCGTTCCGAAGACCTGGGACGAAATGTACGCACTGGGCGAGCAGGCCAAGGCCAAGGGTAAGTACTTGTTCCTCTGGGGCAAGGAAGCTGCCACGTATTACCAGGAAATGGCTATCGCTTCCGCTATCAAGGAAGGTGGCGACGACGTCCGGCTGGCCTTGGAGAACCTCAAGGCAGACTGCTGGTCGCACCCGGCGATCCAGTCCGTCTTCACCGCCTTGGACAAGATCATCAAGGCGGGCTACTTCAAGCCCGGTGGTTCCGGAACGCAGTTCACGGCAGCCCAGGCCCAGTGGAGCAACGCCCAGGAGGCAGTCTTCTACCCGTCCGGTTCGTGGATCGAAAACGAGATGAAGGACCAGACCAAGGCGGACTTCAAGATGACGGGCGCGCCGGTGCCTTCAGTGAGTGCGAGCCCCAAAAAGCCGTACGCCTCGCTGCACAGTGCAGCCGGCGAGCCATATGTGGTTCCCTCCCAAGGCAAGAACGTGGCCGGCGGCAAGGAACTGCTCCGCGTCATGCTCTCCAAGGAAGCTGCTACCAACTTCGCCAAGACCAAACTCGCTCCCACCATCGTCAAGGACACCGTCCCGGCCGATGGCTTCGGCTCCACCGCGTTGGTCTCGCAGACCAAGCTGCTGGGTGATGCCGGTGAGAACATCTACACCTGGAACTTCATTGACCTTTACGGCACCAATAAGGACCAACTCGTCGTCTGGAATACCTTCCTCGATGGCAAGTCGGACGTTGCGACGCTTACCTCGGCCCTCCAGAACATCACCGACAAGGTCCGCAACGACAGCTCGGTCAAGAAGATTGAAGTGAAGTGACCGTAGTGAAAACCAAGCAGAGCCGGAACGACGACGGCCTGGCCGCCGTCGTTCCGGCCATGGCCCCACCGGTTGTGGTGAGGCGCCGGCGCAAGCCGTTGACGTGGGATAAAGTCAGCTTCTTCGCGGTGTTCCTTGGCCTGCCGCTGGCGATCTATCTCTTGTTCGTGATCTGGCCTTTTATTCAGGCTTTCGGTTATTCCTTGACGGACTGGTCGGGTTTTTCGCCCACGCAGAACTTCATCGGTTTTGAGAACTACGCCAGGATCTTCACTGACGACATCTTCATGAAGGCCATGGGGAACAACATCCTCCTGGTCATCGTGCTGCCCATCGTCACCATCATCCTGAGCCTGGTCCTCGCCACCCTGGTGACCGTCGGCGGAAGCAGCAAAGGCCAGATCAAGGGCCTGCGGAACTCCAGCTTCTACCGCGTGGTCTCGTTCTTCCCGTACACGATTCCCGCAATCGCCATTGGCATCATGTGGGGCCAGATCTATGATCCGTCCGGGGGCCTGCTCAACGGGATCCTGACCAGCATGGGCCTTGACCAGTTCAAGGACTTCGCGTGGCTTGGCGACAAGAATACGGCCATGATCGCCACGATGTTCGTGATTGTGTGGGGCTTCGTTGGCTTCTACATGGTGCTGTTCGTGGCCGGTATCAAGGGCATTCCTGCCGAACTGTTCGAGGCCGCCAGGATCGATGGCGCAGGCAGGCTTCGTACCGCCGTGTCCATCACCATCCCGCTGATCCGGGATAACATCCAGACCGCCTACATCTATATGGGTATCCTGGCGCTCGATGCGTTCGTTTACATGGCGGCCCTCAACTCCGGTGGTGGTCCGGACAATTCGACGCTCGTGATGGCACAGCAGTTGTTCTTCACGGCCTTCAGCAAGGGCCAATTCGGCTTGGCCAGCGCCATGGGCGTTGTCCTGGCTGTTGCCACCCTGATCTTCTCCGGCCTGGTGTTCGTGATTAATCGGCTCACTGGTGGCGACAAGGACGTGAGCATCTAATGACAACAAAAGTTTCAACCCCGGAAATGAAGTCGCTGCACTTCCAGCCCCGCAAACCTGCCACGACGCCCGGGGACAAATTGGTGGGCGCTGTTTCACACACCGCTCTGACCATTTGGTCCCTCATTGTGATCCTGCCGCTTCTGTGGACGTTCATGTCATCCTTCAAGACGTCCAGCGAGATCTTTGCCTCTCCGTTCGCCTTGCCCTCGCAATGGCGGTTCGACAACTATGTGAAGGCCTGGAGTGAGGCTGGAATCGGGAGCTACTTCCTGAACTCGGTAGTTGTTGTGGGTTCGGCATTGGTGATCGTCATGGTGCTCGGCGCAATGTGTGCCTACGTCCTGGCGAGGTACACGTTCCCTGGCAGCCGGGCCATCTACTACCTCATGCTTGCTGGCCTTACCTTCCCGATTTTCCTCGCCATGGTCCCGCTGTTCTTTGTGCTGAAGAACATTGGACTGCTCAACACCCTGCCGGGCCTGATCATTGTGTACGTGGGGTTCGCCCTGCCGTTCACAGTGTTCTTCCTGTTCTCCTTCTTCAAGTCGCTGCCGCACGAAATCACTGAAGCCGCAGCACTCGACGGCGCAGGGGAGTGGCGGACATTCTTCCAAGTCATGTTGCCGATGGCCAAGCCGGGCCTCGCCTCGGTTGCCATCTTCAACTTCCTTGGACTGTGGAACCAGTTCCTGATCCCTGTTTCCATCAACGCTGCCGGGCCGCGCGTTCTCTCGCAGGGCCTCGCGGCCTTCGCTGGCCAGATGGGGTACGCAGTGGACTTCGGCGCACTCTTCGCTGCAGTCACTGTCACGGTGGTTCCGGTGCTGATTGTGTACGTCATCTTCCAGCGTCAGCTGCAGGGTTCAGTGTCGCAGGGCACCTCGAAGTAGCAGCGCCTGTACGGTGCTGACCTTCTTTGAAGGCGGAACGCCCCCGACGCGCCGCAATTAGCGGCGTGTCGGGGGCGTTCGTGCCTCAAAGAAGGTCAGGAAGCGACGGCTCCTAAAAACCTAACTCAGAACATCCAGGGGATCTCCGCGTGGCCGAAGTCCGAGAACGAGCCGAAGCGGCCCGCCTTGAACGCGAGCACCTCGCCGTCCCGGTCCCGGCACGTCGTGACCTGGCCGAAGAAGACCTGGTGATCTCCGACGTCGTACTGCTGCACAACCGTGCAGTCCGCCTGGGCGAGGGCTCCCTTGATGACAGGAAGCCCGTTCTCGGTGATGTCGAATTCGCCGTCGCCGAAACGGTCGCCGCCTCGCACCGCAAAGCGTCGCGCCATCGACTCCTGCTTGGCCCCAAGGATCGAGACGGCGAACTTGCCGCTCTCCATCAATGCCTCACCGGTCCGGGTGCCGAAGTTCAGCGAGATCATGAGGATGGGCGGTTCCAAGCTGATGGAGGTCAACGAGCTGATGGTCATCCCGTACAGCTCATCCTCGTGCTTGGTGGTGACCACGGCAACGCCGGTGAGGAAGCGGCCCATGGCGCGGCGCATTCCCATGGCATCGGGAACAGTGAAGAGCGGTGCGAGGCTCATGTCAGTTGCTCCGCTCGGCTTGTACCGGATCGGTGTAGTACCGGACCTCGAACATCTTGGCGCCGTTTTCGGAAACCCACGGCCCGTGTTCCATGCCAGGCGGACGGGTGGCCCAGTCGCCTGCCTTGAAGGTCTTGCCGAGGCGCTGGTCCACGAACGAGCCCTCGAAGATGAAGACCTCTTCCCAGAAATCGTGCGTTAGGACGCCGTTGGGCGAGGTGTCCGTTCCGGGCTCGAACTTGAGGACGCGAGTGACGCTGTCATTGTCTGAGTCCCGGGCAAGGATGGCCTCGGACAGGCCCTCGATGTGGGGGTTGCAGGGTGCGAAGTCCACCGAGGAGGTGGGGGTGAACTCGAATTCGGGCTTTCCCATGATCAGATCCCCTCCGATTCAGTGGTGCCGTTGATGCTGTAGGAACCCAGGTACTTGTCGAGCTCTGCCACCAGGGCGTCGTAGCCGTAGTTCCTGTAGGTGTAGGCGCCGCGGACTACGAATGGAGCGCCGGCGTAGAACATTTCGTACTGCTGGTGGCGGCCGGCGAATTCGGAGCCGATGATGTCCCAGGCCAACTTGAACAGCTTCACGCGCTCTTCGCTGGTAACACCGGGGGACTGCACGTAGCGTTCCATGTCCGGGCGGGTCACACTGCTGGTCATGTCGGCGATGCTGGACGGCAGTTGCAGCACGCCACCACCAACGAGGTCGCGAAGGATCGAAATCACGCGCGGGTACGTCTCGGATTGAAGACCCATGGCTCCGTAAAGGGCGCTCTTTCCGGGAACCATCATGCCGGCGTCGTCCTTGGTTGCCGTGTATTCGGCGGCGAGAACTGCCGATTCGACGGACTGGACGATGGCGGCGAGTTCGCCGAGCTTTTCCTGCACGCCGGGGATCTTGTCCGTGCCGTTCACCTGGGTGACCTTGCGGGCGACAGAAGCAATGAACTTCAGCTTGGTGGAGAACCGGATCTGGGCCTGCCAGTTTCCCAACGCGTGGGCACCGGTATCGAAGAACTGGCGGCGGAGGGTATCGATGTTCCGGTTGATGAAGACGCGGTCCCAGGGGATGAGCACGTCATCGAACACCACCAGGGCATCCGGCTCGTCGTAGTGGCTGGTCAGCGGGTAGTCGAAGTCGCTGGTTGCGGCGGGCGCGAACGGACGGCGGCAGTACAGCTTCAATCCGTCGGTGGCCACCGGGATGGCGAAGCTCACGGCAAAATCGACGTCGTCCGGTCCGAGTGGCTTGATGCAGGTGACGAAGACTTCGTCGGCAATCGCCGCGCCCGTGGCGAGCATCTGCGATCCGCGGACAATGATGCCCTCCTCGGTTTCACGCACGACGCCGACCTGCAGGTACTCGCCTTCCCAACCTGATGCTGTGGTTGCCCGGGAGACCTGCGGCGGAATGATCGCGTAGGAAAGGTACAGGTTTTCGGACAGGATCTTCTTGTAGTACCGCCCCATGTTGCCGGCGAAGTCACGTTCTTCATTTTTGAAGACATCGGCGTGGGAGCCGAAAGCGGCGAAGAACGTACCCACGTGGTCGGGGCTGCGGCCAACCCAGCCGTGGGTGTGCTTGGCCCACTTTTCAATGGCCTGGCGCCGGAGGACGAGTTCTTCCTGCGTGCGGGGAGCGGCGAACGTGCGGTTGGCGGGTCCGTCGATTTCTTCGGAGTGGAACTGCATGCCGTTGCTGGGATCGGCTGCGATGTCGAACAGCTCAGCCATGGTCTGGGCGACCTTCGCGAACGCCGGGTGTTCCAGGACGTTGCCCACTACCTCGCCATCGAGGATCACCGACCGGCCATCGTTCAGGGACTTCAGGTATTGCTTTCCGGTTCTCATCGAAGTGAGCCTTTCTTGATTTTGTAGTTGTGTTCGATTCTCGTCCCATCGGGGAACGAGAGCTCTACTTTCCAGGAAGTTCCGTCGACAAATTTTCCGTCCAGCAGCGGCAGGGTGCCGCCCAGGCACATGAAGTCGGCGTCGCCGACGTCGGTGCGTGCCAGGAGCTTTTCGACGACGTCGGCAGGCTTGCGCAGGCCGGCCAGCGACCCTTCCTGGTACAGGTTTCCGTCCACCCACGAGCGTGCGGTGCACTGGTCAAGGTCCAGGTCTTCGAGCGACTCGACTTCGATGACCTCGGTTGCGACTGGCTTGGGGCATGCCCTTTTGGAATCGCCGATGTCCTGGGCTTCGATGTCCCTGTCCGTGTGGTCGGACCCGATGCCGAGGTAATACTTGCCGTCGTGGCGGATGTAGAGAGGTTCTATCTCTCCGGAGGTCAGGTTAGTGCTGGTGTCGTGTTCGCCTGATGTATCGAACAGGTCCGAGTCCATCCGGTAGAACATGGGCACTTCCGGCGGTGGAGCTACGCCGATGGCTGCCAGCTCATCGATGTGGTGCTGTACGGCCTTCGGATCGCGGCCCGTGTAGCCGGCCACTACTGCGTGGAAGTCCGAGACCGTGATTGTCTTGTCCGTGCCCACCACCCTGAAGGTGAGTGGGACTTGCCTTGTGGTTTCCATACCGTCTCCTTGAATGATGTCTGAATCGTCTTGTGGGTCAAACGGCAAGAGCGTCGTACGCCGCGAGCCGATCGCCAATGACGGGAAATTCGGTGCGTACTGCTTTGACCTGATCGGGATCGATGTCCACCATGAGCACCGATTCCCCGGCCCCGGCCTCGGCGAGGACATTCCCTGCGGGATCGACCACCCGGCTGTGTCCTCCGAGCTCCACACCTTCCTGGCTGCCGGCGGCGTTGCAGGCAATCACGAAGATCTGGTGCTCCAGTGCCCGGGCCGTTGTGAGCAGCCGCCAGTGTTCGCGACGCGCTGCCGGCCAGGCTGCCGGGACGATGACGATTTCCGCGCCCCGGGTGCTCAGCTCCATCCACAGACCTGGGAACCGAAGGTCATAGCAGGTGATCCCGGCCGTTGCTCCGAACGGCAACTCCACCACCGGCAGTGAGGATCCCGCCGTGAGGAGGCTGGCTTCCTTGGACTTGTAACCAAAGACGTGGATCTTCCGGTACGTATGGAGGACTTGACCGTCCGGTCCCAGCAGGATGGACGTGTTGCTGAGTTGGCCGTCCGCGCCTGCTTCAATGACGCTTCCGACGTGGAGGTACACACCCAGATCCGCCGCCACGCGTGAGCACATGGACACCGTGGGACCGCTGAGGGTTTCGGCAAGGGCCTGGTACTCGTCGAAGTGGAAGTATCCGGCGCTCCACAACTCCGGCAAGACGATCAACTCGGCACCGTTGATGCCGCGAAGAATCGCTTCCACGCGATCGATCCGTTCCTCGCGGGTTTCCGAATCCGGGCTGGCCACCTGGACGAGTGCGACTTTCATTTCTGCTCCTCGTCCAGGTCGCTGAGCCGCAGGCCCTTGGTTTCCTTGGCGAACATGACCGAGACCATGGAGATCAGGCCCATCGCGGCGAGGTAGATGCCGATCGCGTATCCGGTGCCGAAGGCGCTGTAGAGTGCCAGGGCGATGATGGGGGACAGTGAGCCAGCGATCAGTGAGGCGAGGTTGTAGGCCACGGAGGTGCCGCTGTACCGGACATCCGTGGGGAAGAGTTCGGAGAAGAACGCGCCTATCACGGAGCTGTAGGCGGCGAAGATCAACAAGCCTCCGACCGCGGCTGCAATAATGCCCCACACCTGGCCCGTGTTCAGCAGGGCGAAGAACGCGAACGCCCAGATCACGGTGGCAATCGAAGCACCGATCATGATGGGCTTCCGGCCGATTTTGTCCGCGTAAAGGGCAAGGATGGGAATGGCGACGACGGCGACACCTTGACCGATCATGACGGCGGTGAGGCCGGTCTGCCGCTGCAAGCCCATGATTTGGGTGACGTAAGTGATGATGAACAGCGAGTAGATGTAGAAGCCTGCGTTCTCGCCCATGCGGCTTCCGGTGGCGATGAGCAGTTGGCGCCAGTTGCGGCGGAACAAAATGGCCAGGGGCAGTTTCCGTTCCTTGGTTGCTTCGGCCTCGCGCTTCAGCTGTGCTTCCTTGAACAGCGGGGTCTCCTGGACATAGAGACGCAGGACGAGGCCAATGATCACCAGCAGGGCGGAGAGCCCGAAGGCGACGCGCCAGCCCCAGGCAACGAACTCACTCTCGGGCATGGTGGCAGCGAGGATTGCAAGAACGCCGGCAGCCATGAGGTTGCCCAAGGGCGGGCCCATATTGGGCCAGGATGCCCAGAATGCCCGCCGTGCACTGTCATTGCTGTGTTCGGAGACGAGGAGAACGGCCCCGCCCCATTCGCCGCCCAGTGCGAATCCCTGGATCAGACGCAGCAACAAAAGCAGCAACGGTGCTGCGATGCCGATGGTCGCATAAGAAGGGATGAACGCAATAAGCGTGGTGGCGACGCCCATGAGCATGAGGCTGGCTACCAGGGTGGCGCGACGGCCGTGCTTATCGCCCAAGTGCCCCAGGACGATGGCGCCCAGCGGACGTGCAAGGAAGCCGGCGGCAAATGTTCCGAGCGCCAGCATGGTGCCCACGAGCGGGTCACTGGTAGGGAAAAAGAGCTTGTTGAAAACCAGTGCGGCGGCGGTGCCGTAGAGAAAGAAGTCGTACCATTCGACGGCCGTGCCGGCCAGGCTCGAAGCGGCGACCACCGGCAGGCTGGAGTGCTTCTGCTGCCTCAGTTCTGCTTTCTTCAAATCGGTCATTGTGGGGATCCTTTTGCGGTTGGGAGGGGCCGGGCCGTGAAGCGAGGCCTATCCCAGGAAATTGAGGGGTTCCAAATGCGTGAGCGGAGTCACTGAATAACACTGTAGACTAGTTGTATACAACCCGTCTACATGTGATGAAGAAGTTTTTTCACGAGTGTCCGGGTTGGTCCTGAATGCAACTCGTATACTGGGCTTCGCGAGAAAGGCTCTCCATGATCCAGATGACTCCCACTGCTCAATCACAGCCCGAAGTGGCCTACCAGTGGATGAAAAGCTATATCGCTGCCCTGCCGCGGGACGAGGAGGCCTTCCTCAACGAGGCGGTCCTCGCCAAATCCACCGGTACCTCGCGCACCCCGGTCCGCGAGGCCCTGCTGCGCCTCGAGGCCGAGGGCTTCGTCAAGCGGATTCCACACAAAGGCGCCTACGTTCCGCCGATCTCGGACCCTGATGTCCGCGCGATCCTGCAGTCACGGTCCGTAGTAGAAAAGTGGGCCGTCTCAGCCTTGGACAGCATGCTGGATGGGCAGATCGACGCGTTCCAACGCATCATCGACCAGCAGCACGAGGCGAAGGACGACCCCGCCAGGTTCATCGAGTTGGACACCGAATTCCATACGGTCATGGTCCGCGCAGGAGGAAATCCAATCCTTGCTGATTTCTACGCCTCGCTTCGGCAGCGGCAACTCAGGATTGGCGTCCGGGCAGTGACCCAGGGGACGGACCGTGCGGGCGATGTGCTCCGCGAGCATCAGCTGATTGTCGATGCCCTGCGCAGCCGGAGCCTGGACGCGGCACACCAAGCCATCGATGCCCATCTGGATTCAACCCGGCTGGCCGTCATCGGTTACTAGCCACGCAATTAGTCTTCGCTGTGCAGTTCGCGTTGCCTTGCGCTCAGCAGCTCAAGCTCGGGGCGGGCAGCCACGAACCGTTCAACGGCGTCGAGCACTTCCTTGAGGTGCGCGCGGTCGGGTGCCACCAGCGCCGCACCCAGCAAACTCCGGCGATGCTGGTCCTGCAGGCCAGTCTCGGCAGCGGACACTTCGAAGCGGCGTTTGATTTCGGCAAGGAGGGGCCGCACCAGCGAACGCTTCTCCTTCAGGCTATGGACATCGCCCAGGAGCACATCGAATTCAATCCAACCGATCCACATGGTCCATTATGAGCCGTCGCCGCCCTGCAATCCTGAGCCAATCTTGAGGAAACGCCGCACCGGGATTGATCCAGCGCGATCAAACTGGAAACACAGCAGGGCCGGAAGCAGCTAAGGGGGCGGGCGGCATGAGCAGTAACCATACCTGGCGCGCGCTCGCGGGCGTGACCGCGGTCGCTCTTTCCCTGATGGCGGCGCCTGCCGCAGCACTTGCCGCATTCTCTGCTACCGAGAATGCCAATCCTCAGTACTCGGCCATGCGTCTCCTGGCACCGACCAGCGCGGACGTGGTCATGACGTGCTCGGCGAATGGTGCCAAGGTTGTTGTGGACGTGAATTCCTTCGCGGAGGTCCCCGGCGCGAACTATCACGAGGTCAAGCTCTACAACCCCTCCGGGAGCTTGGAGTTCACGGGCGACCTTGGCAAGAATGCCGGAAAGTCCTATAGGTCAGGAATTCAGCCTGTGGGCACCTGGACCTACGAAATCCGCGGGTATTACAAGGTTCCCGGCACCACCAACACATGGAAAGGCTCCGCTTTGACAGGAACCCTGACATGTTAGAGATTGGCGTGGGACCAAGTGGCAGGAGCGAACAATGGTGCTCGACTCGTTTTCGGTAAGGGTTGCCCTCGGAGTGGTCACGTTGACCCTCTTAGTGCTGTTCTTCTCCTCATACCGCCGCACGCGGTCACCATACGCAGGCTGGTGGAGCCTGGCCTTGCTGCAGTTCATGCTCGGAAACACGGCGTTCCTCCTGAACGGCACACCGGCCCAGCACTGGGCAAACCCGTTCGGCAACGTCCTGGTGGTGGCCGGAGCGTTCAGCGTCTGGGCCGGCGCCCGTACCCTGAGGGACCTCAAGGCAGCTCCATGGCAGCTCGCCGTGGCTCCTGTCATCACGGCAGTCGCCTCCGTACTGGAGAGCCCCGGCTCCAATGTCTGGTCCGGAGGTTTCGTTTATCTGGCCATGATGACTTTTGGTATCGCACTGGCTGCCCGCGACTTGTGGTTCATCAAGGCAGTGCATTCACAAGTTCACAAAGCCCTCTCCCTGGCTGCCGGACTCTTGGCCATCTACTACC
This window of the Arthrobacter sp. StoSoilB5 genome carries:
- a CDS encoding MmcQ/YjbR family DNA-binding protein, with product MDVSQLRQICLGFPGAFEDFPFGPETSVFKVRAAVAGGARHEAKMFALSAMDPGNWSVSLKCEPALAEQLRAAHPEITGAWHMNKTHWNGVRLDGSLPDDMIRDMVEDSYDLVVATLSRKQQEQLGWARLANRPGI
- the ngcE gene encoding N-acetylglucosamine/diacetylchitobiose ABC transporter substrate-binding protein, whose translation is MNVQHQSLGRRGFLRGALAAAVLVPMGGTIASCAAGGGGTTTGPTGTVSDTNPFGMADKSTVDAVIFKGGYGIDYVDFAGKAFEKAHSGSTAKIAPSTDIAQELQPRFVGGNPPDLIDNSGAKAIGFSTILAQLEDLTSVVEAKNLEGKVIKDTLYTGVLAPGTFEGKLAALNYVLTVYAMWYSDSLLKENGWTVPKTWDEMYALGEQAKAKGKYLFLWGKEAATYYQEMAIASAIKEGGDDVRLALENLKADCWSHPAIQSVFTALDKIIKAGYFKPGGSGTQFTAAQAQWSNAQEAVFYPSGSWIENEMKDQTKADFKMTGAPVPSVSASPKKPYASLHSAAGEPYVVPSQGKNVAGGKELLRVMLSKEAATNFAKTKLAPTIVKDTVPADGFGSTALVSQTKLLGDAGENIYTWNFIDLYGTNKDQLVVWNTFLDGKSDVATLTSALQNITDKVRNDSSVKKIEVK
- a CDS encoding sugar ABC transporter permease, which encodes MTVVKTKQSRNDDGLAAVVPAMAPPVVVRRRRKPLTWDKVSFFAVFLGLPLAIYLLFVIWPFIQAFGYSLTDWSGFSPTQNFIGFENYARIFTDDIFMKAMGNNILLVIVLPIVTIILSLVLATLVTVGGSSKGQIKGLRNSSFYRVVSFFPYTIPAIAIGIMWGQIYDPSGGLLNGILTSMGLDQFKDFAWLGDKNTAMIATMFVIVWGFVGFYMVLFVAGIKGIPAELFEAARIDGAGRLRTAVSITIPLIRDNIQTAYIYMGILALDAFVYMAALNSGGGPDNSTLVMAQQLFFTAFSKGQFGLASAMGVVLAVATLIFSGLVFVINRLTGGDKDVSI
- a CDS encoding carbohydrate ABC transporter permease, producing the protein MTTKVSTPEMKSLHFQPRKPATTPGDKLVGAVSHTALTIWSLIVILPLLWTFMSSFKTSSEIFASPFALPSQWRFDNYVKAWSEAGIGSYFLNSVVVVGSALVIVMVLGAMCAYVLARYTFPGSRAIYYLMLAGLTFPIFLAMVPLFFVLKNIGLLNTLPGLIIVYVGFALPFTVFFLFSFFKSLPHEITEAAALDGAGEWRTFFQVMLPMAKPGLASVAIFNFLGLWNQFLIPVSINAAGPRVLSQGLAAFAGQMGYAVDFGALFAAVTVTVVPVLIVYVIFQRQLQGSVSQGTSK
- a CDS encoding flavin reductase family protein, which codes for MSLAPLFTVPDAMGMRRAMGRFLTGVAVVTTKHEDELYGMTISSLTSISLEPPILMISLNFGTRTGEALMESGKFAVSILGAKQESMARRFAVRGGDRFGDGEFDITENGLPVIKGALAQADCTVVQQYDVGDHQVFFGQVTTCRDRDGEVLAFKAGRFGSFSDFGHAEIPWMF
- a CDS encoding cupin domain-containing protein; protein product: MGKPEFEFTPTSSVDFAPCNPHIEGLSEAILARDSDNDSVTRVLKFEPGTDTSPNGVLTHDFWEEVFIFEGSFVDQRLGKTFKAGDWATRPPGMEHGPWVSENGAKMFEVRYYTDPVQAERSN
- a CDS encoding 4-hydroxyphenylacetate 3-hydroxylase N-terminal domain-containing protein; this encodes MRTGKQYLKSLNDGRSVILDGEVVGNVLEHPAFAKVAQTMAELFDIAADPSNGMQFHSEEIDGPANRTFAAPRTQEELVLRRQAIEKWAKHTHGWVGRSPDHVGTFFAAFGSHADVFKNEERDFAGNMGRYYKKILSENLYLSYAIIPPQVSRATTASGWEGEYLQVGVVRETEEGIIVRGSQMLATGAAIADEVFVTCIKPLGPDDVDFAVSFAIPVATDGLKLYCRRPFAPAATSDFDYPLTSHYDEPDALVVFDDVLIPWDRVFINRNIDTLRRQFFDTGAHALGNWQAQIRFSTKLKFIASVARKVTQVNGTDKIPGVQEKLGELAAIVQSVESAVLAAEYTATKDDAGMMVPGKSALYGAMGLQSETYPRVISILRDLVGGGVLQLPSSIADMTSSVTRPDMERYVQSPGVTSEERVKLFKLAWDIIGSEFAGRHQQYEMFYAGAPFVVRGAYTYRNYGYDALVAELDKYLGSYSINGTTESEGI
- a CDS encoding DUF2848 family protein, with the protein product METTRQVPLTFRVVGTDKTITVSDFHAVVAGYTGRDPKAVQHHIDELAAIGVAPPPEVPMFYRMDSDLFDTSGEHDTSTNLTSGEIEPLYIRHDGKYYLGIGSDHTDRDIEAQDIGDSKRACPKPVATEVIEVESLEDLDLDQCTARSWVDGNLYQEGSLAGLRKPADVVEKLLARTDVGDADFMCLGGTLPLLDGKFVDGTSWKVELSFPDGTRIEHNYKIKKGSLR
- a CDS encoding carbon-nitrogen family hydrolase codes for the protein MKVALVQVASPDSETREERIDRVEAILRGINGAELIVLPELWSAGYFHFDEYQALAETLSGPTVSMCSRVAADLGVYLHVGSVIEAGADGQLSNTSILLGPDGQVLHTYRKIHVFGYKSKEASLLTAGSSLPVVELPFGATAGITCYDLRFPGLWMELSTRGAEIVIVPAAWPAARREHWRLLTTARALEHQIFVIACNAAGSQEGVELGGHSRVVDPAGNVLAEAGAGESVLMVDIDPDQVKAVRTEFPVIGDRLAAYDALAV
- a CDS encoding MFS transporter, producing MTDLKKAELRQQKHSSLPVVAASSLAGTAVEWYDFFLYGTAAALVFNKLFFPTSDPLVGTMLALGTFAAGFLARPLGAIVLGHLGDKHGRRATLVASLMLMGVATTLIAFIPSYATIGIAAPLLLLLLRLIQGFALGGEWGGAVLLVSEHSNDSARRAFWASWPNMGPPLGNLMAAGVLAILAATMPESEFVAWGWRVAFGLSALLVIIGLVLRLYVQETPLFKEAQLKREAEATKERKLPLAILFRRNWRQLLIATGSRMGENAGFYIYSLFIITYVTQIMGLQRQTGLTAVMIGQGVAVVAIPILALYADKIGRKPIMIGASIATVIWAFAFFALLNTGQVWGIIAAAVGGLLIFAAYSSVIGAFFSELFPTDVRYSGTSVAYNLASLIAGSLSPIIALALYSAFGTGYAIGIYLAAMGLISMVSVMFAKETKGLRLSDLDEEQK